A stretch of DNA from Nostoc edaphicum CCNP1411:
GAGTGCTTACACAAATGAATGCTTGAAAGTTTTGCAGGTAAATACAGGTTGGGTACAGCTAGTTGCCTTTAGTCCAAATAGCCAAATATTAGCATGTTGCAGTCAAGATTTGACAGTTCAATTATGGGATGCCAATAAGGGTCAATACCTCAGAAGCTTGCAAGGGCATACAGGCAGGGTTTGCTCGATCACTTTTAATCCTGATAGTCAAACACTAGCTAGCAGTAGTGAAGATGAAACAATTAGGTTATGGGATATAAAAACAGGTAATTGCTTAAAAGTGCTGAACACAGAGAAACCTTATGAGCGCATGAATATTAACGGAGTTACAAATTTATCTTTAACGGCTATTGCTACACTGAAAGCTTTAGGAGCAGTTGATTGAAAAAGCCTATAGAACTCCGGTTTTATTAATGAAAATTTTTTAGATAAAAACCTTGGTGAACAAAGATTTTAATCTTAGTATGCTTTCAAAACTAAAGTTGGATTCCTATAGGCAACCAGCAGTTTTATGGAAATACTGAAGCATGTTCGGTCTTTAATCTTGGTTAGACAAAATGCTTACTCTATATAGGACAACACTTTGCTACGAGAACTCCTTCTTGCTCAAACTCATGAGCCAAAATCCTGTCTAAATCAAATTCGATGCCATCTAAAACTTCGATATCGTTCTCAATAAGTCTACTATCAAAATTTTGAATTAAATATTGCTGCCCGATACCTGTAATTGTTGTGGTCGTCGTTAAACCCCAGGTATTAGAGGTAAAGGGACATGGAATCACTTCACCTTGATTGGACTGGGCAGGGTGAATTTCCGGGTTATTACCTTGGAGCAAGGTGTCATCTGTATAAGTTGGAAATGATGGATTGAGCGCTAGCTTGTCTAGACTATTTCTAGATTCAATAGGCTCACCTGACTTAGCATATACTGGTGGCAATATTTCAACAATCAAGATATTGGCCAACAAAGTAGAGGCAATGTAAGTAAACAATTTGGTTAGTAACATGGATAGCATCCTCAGTGAAATTATTGAGAGTAAATCAACTGTTTTGGACAGTAAAGTTAGGGGAGCGTTGGAAAGACTGCCCTGACTTCCTCAGTTATCGTGTGAGCGAGTGAATGTCAACTTTTCCTTGTATATGATGTGTACATGACTCTAGCGGTCTCAATGTATATTTCAGTTCCTCCTCTGAAATATCATCTTCCACAAAAGGGTTGAAATACAGTAATGCAGTTTCGTAGCAGGCGATCGCTACACCGATGCGCTCCTCATGAGCAAGCCCTGCAACCATCTCAACCGTTTCCTTCACATGCTCGACATCACCACCGATACTACTGTGTACACGCAGACACCGGGTGGCACAGATGCCTGGTGGCAGCAAAGCCTCAACCGAGTGAATATGCTTTTCTTTAATGCCTGTCGCTATCCGTTCCAGCGTATAGGAATAGCCAACGCAACCTATTGGATCTGGAGTATGTACACTCTGAGCTAAATAATTCCCTAATACCGTTGCACTGGGGGGAATGAGTGCTTCCACTACAGCCTCAGCTTTGTATCCCATCGATTGAATATCGAGTAGGGCAAGTCGGTCGTGACCCCTTTCTTCTCTAGCTTTTTGTGCAGCCCACTGTGCCAAATTGTTCCGACCAAATGCAGCAAAGCGCCGAGAAGCTTCTTCTATCAGTCGCGGGTAGGTGTGAGTTAGATGGTAAGAAGCTGCGAGTTGCCATACCCAACGCGTGCGGGTGAGCTTTGGTGGTCTGCGATCGCTCTTGACTGTGTGCCAAGCATAGGCGATCGCTCTATCTAAAAGCTTTTGAGTTTGAGCTATCTTCTCTGCATGACTCATATTTGAGGCAAAGCGATCACCACTTTTTGCAGAAGTGGGTCGATGCCTTGAAGTGTAGTTAGCAGTCTTGATCACTGTTTCGTCAGGTACGAAACATGCTGATTCAGTATTAATTAAAAAGTCATTACGCATAGTTCGTTTCCTCACTTATAGTTGCTACAGAATTGGGGCAAGTCACTCGTGGCAATAACAGAGTTGTTGCGAAATAAGCTAAATAACGCATGAAATCTAGCACAGCAAGCATTTCGTCGGGTGGTTAAAATTTAGACAGTACAATGGGTTGAGCTATTTAAGGCGTTATTAAGCGACAATTCCAAAAAATTGCCAGTCAAGTAAGTAAATTGAACTGTGTTACAGCTTGTGGTACGGGAATGCTAGAGGAATGCGATTACACCCCCCGAAACACCAAATGCATATTGCATTTCTATGTCTTCCAGGATCTTGACTACCGCCTTGGCTACCAAGACATGGGCAATTTGCTGACTTTCTTTGAGAAACCCAATGTCCAATTGTGAGTTTCGCTGAACATTCGCAAGAAAAGAGGTAGTTAAAGATGACTTAGATGGCGAAAAAATCCCATACCCTTAGGACTTATGTATTGACAGAAACCTGATTGACAAACGGCTTCATTTGTGTATAAGGTTTAGGGAAACTAACAGGAAGCTTTTATGTTATGACTAACAAATGAATTGCACACAGGATGTGTTTGATTACCATCCTGCACATTTAATTAGAAGCAACGGTTATTTCGATCAGATAGTGTCAAACAAAGTCCAAACTGCCCTTTAGTTGCAGTGCTGGTGTAAGAAGCAAAGCATGGGCGCTGTCATCTGTCTTCCCTATTGCAAACCTTCGTCATAGGGGAACTCCACTTGGTGGCGGAAGAATTAGAAGTAAATACTCCTGCATCTCGTATCCTGCTAAAGTGCCTACCTGGTACTCAAAACCGTTCAGCAGCAGACTCAATCTGCAACCGAAGGAGTTTATCCACAGGTAATGTAGAGGAATCTAAAGTTTCGCAGCATTGCTGATTGCTCATCTTACGCACCCTCATATATGTGGTTGATTGACTGATGCCTGTTGCAGTTAAGTTTGCTAACTTTACAAAACTTTTGCAACTCAAGATAAGAAACTTAAGATAAAGATAAGTTATTTTTTTACTGTGACATTCTCCTCTTCTTTAAAGTTGCACAGACAAATGTACTATTTAGCCTAAAAAGCTTGATACGTGACCAATAGCGCGATTTCAGTTTTCAAAAACGTACATCTGTAAAAACTGATTTGGCAAAGCACAACACCTTAGTACAGCTTTGCATAAGTTGTTAGCCAATTAAATTTGGTAAAACTGTGCATCCCCTTGGACTGACTTTGCATCTCCACCGTACTCTTCTCTACGAGAGAGACGCCAGGGGCAAACAGGAAGCAAGCTACGCACAGTGTCTCCGACTTCTCTGTAAGTTTAAATTTCAACCCTCAACTGGCCACAAATGTACGAAACTACTTAGCACTCTTTTATGTACTTATTTACTAGGGTGATATTGGGGATAGCCGTTCTTGAACCCAATCAAACACCCCTGATGAGTTAAGCGCACAGTACATTGATTATACTCTCATGAAAGTAATAAAAGCTGTTTCCAGGCGATCGCCCCTGATAGATGTAAGGAAAGATTTATGTTTTTGAGGAGCAGGCGTACTGGTGGCGCACCACCCGCTACGAATGAAATAAACAAGCCAAATCTTCTTCACTTTTGCCTCCTGCCTTGTTTCTTGAAACAGTGTTAATAATGTTCAACCCAATTATCAAGAAATTTGCCCATTGTACCTGTACAAATACTTAAATAACGGGTTGCTTGAGAATAGTACAAGATGGAAATTTTAGCAAAGTTAACAAAACCTGTTATTTACATTTACTATCGTCTAAAACCGCTTCAGTTGGAACTTTGCCTAAAATCCAACTGAAAAACACAAACTTTTCCGCTTAAGTTTTCTATCTTAACTGGCTAAAAGCAATGTTGAAATAGATAATTATACGCAAAGCCCTTGAGAGAATTACTCACTCTCAAGGCCTCTTACCACTAACTTACTCGGTTATATCCCCCTATTGATGCATGGGGGCTTTCCCCTCTAATTTCGGTGGCTGCTATATGTAAACATTCTGGACAACAATGCTTTTGCTTTTCGATTCCTTTTTAGTAAGGAGCATACCCTTAGCAAAAACTTAAGTTTTTTTTAACAGCATATTACGTCTAAGAATAAACATCATAATAGCGCTTCGAGGAAAAAAGTTAAAACTTTCTAAAAAGTTTCTTCATCCATGTTGATGTTATGAACAGCCCTTTCAATATGGTAAAATTTCTCCTAATTTTTTCAGTTTCAAGCCTTGTTGCACATGGATTTAGTGTTGTTAACAGCATCTAAAAGATTAAGTGCATACACAAAGAAAATTGGTTGAAGATTGTAGAGGCTTGAAATGACGAAGCGAACCAACTACTACAACGATCTGTTAGGAGATTACTCCAAGCCAGAGCTAGTTTCTAATGAACTAGCAGTACAACTACTTAGAGACGGGGAGACATATCTTTCTCTACGTGAGAATACCCTACCTAAAATAACTCTAGAATACAGCTTAGAGCAAGTAGAACGGGAAAATAAACATTGGTGGGCAACCCACTGTGAAGCGCTACGACAAGGACGGGGGGACATTTTAGCAGGTGAGTATGCCAATAATCTCGTATATTTCTGTGCTGATGGGCCTTTTTATGGCATAACCGCAGCAACAAATAGAGAAGTAAATCGTTGGGCCATTCTTGCTCAACCAAATGTAACAATAGCTTGGCCAATTATTATGTTCAATGGTGAAGTTATCTACTCTGAATGGAATTGTTTTGATGATGAAACGAACGAAGTCATCATCAAGGGAAACGAAACTTTGCTTCGACGTGGACATCGAGGTGCGTGCTACTTAAAATGCGAGCAACTTAGTTTTTATCGCGACGTTTATGCCTCTGATGAATTGCTGTATTGGATCAGGCGATGAGCAAATTAGTTATCAGTGAACACTTATAAATGAATGAATAAAAAATATAACACTAAGCGAATTGATTTCTGGAGGTTAACTTAAATTTTACAATGAGATGAGAAATATTTAGACTCAACTCTAGTTCAGATAATCTGAGATGAAATCCAAGTGTATTTAATACAATGAATGAGGCTAAAGTAATGGACTCTAATTACTTATTAAATGGCATTGATTCTTATAACGTTAACATCGCTATTAATACGGCGATACTGACAAGTTTTGAAAAGTTCTTGCTTCAGTCCCAACCTTTGTTAAGCCATGTTTTTCGATTTATTGAGACAAATTATCATAATTCAATTAGTCTTAGAGAGGTGGCTGAGGCGGTCAGTCGGTCCCCTGCGTACCTCACCGACCTTGTACGGCGAGAGACTGGAAAAACCGTTCTCTGTTGGATTGTTGAGCGTCGTATGGTAGAGGCACGCCGTCTGCTCATCGAAACAGACCAGTCGGTAGAGCAGATTGCTGAAGCTGTGGGCTATCTAGATAGACGCCATTTCGGTCGCCAATTTCTCCGGCTCCACAATACAACCCCGCAAACATGGCGAAGGTCGCATCGGAGTAAGAGCATCCCATGTTGGCAAAGAGTCCCACAAAAGGCAAGCTCAAGCGAATTAATCAACCAGGAAACCACAACTGTGAGTTTTGCAGAAGCTCAACGGTTGCAAGCCTGTATCCAAGAGATTGCTGCGATTTTTAATAGGAGTACTGTTGCTAATGAAGTACTTATGTTAAAAAGTGAAAATGGTTCTGTTGCAAAAATAGACAATGGTTCGATACAAATTACCTTAGTATCAACTTGCTAATGATGTTGAAATAATTTTCAAGTTTTATTCAAGTCTAGACACCGATTCAGTATTCCAGAGAGGAGTTTAAAACTTGACGTACTCGAAGTTTTAATAAATCTTTTCGGATCTTTACAAGCAGATTAGCCCGGTATTTGGTATTAGTGAATCGGTGTTCTACAACTTTTGTACTTCAGCAGATATTCAGAAGTGGGCTGAAGGGGAATAATGCCAATTTCGGATGTCTGGAGAACTTTGCTATCTCACAGCTTTCGCAACTATGCCTGTGATATCTAGGGTTTGCTAAAGGCAACAAATTTGTTTCTACTAAGGTCATAAGAGGGAGTTTTAATCAGAGCTTGAGAGCAATCAATCAACAATCAACAGTTAACTCTCACTATATGAAAAATTGTCCTTGTTGCTTCCACCGACTTATGCAACAAATTAGTAATAATCAGATGTACTGGTTCTGCCGAAGCTGTTGGCAGAAAATGCCTTTGCTGGAAATAGAAAATTCAATTCCAGAAAAAGCTGAAAGCTTAGTAAAGCTTAACCAAATAAGATGCAAAAGATGACTAAAAAAATATTTTTTTGTAAGGAGAACAGCTTGTTAAATCAGAAGAATTTAATTATTAACTGGAAGGAATCACCCTAAAAAAAGTTAATACTGTTATTGCAATTTAAATGTGTGACAGCTTATTCACAACGTTTCAAAAGTTTGAATACAGATTAAGACACTAAAATCCGTTGATGATGCAGGAAGAAAATCATGGATAGTTTCACAAATTGGAGACAATTGCATTGGTCTGAATACGGTGCAGAACTTCTCGGAACTACATTTAATCTTTTTGTGGGATTTAGCGCAATTGTCTTCAATTTTGGCAAGGGCTTGCCGATGGAGGGTCTTATACCTAATCAAAGTATGCGTTTGTTGATTACGGGATTGGTATTTGCTGGGAGTGGGTCATGTTTTGCAATTTCGCCACTGGGGAAACTGAGTGGATCTCACCTCAACCCCTGTGTATCACTGGCATTCTGGGCACAAGGCAAGATGCATCAGCATGACATTATTGGGTACATTATTGCACAGTTTATCGGTGGAATTATCGCTGCTACAGCAGTGGTGGTTATCTGGGGAAACTACGCTACTAGTGTCGGGAATGCTATGACTTTACCTGGTAATGGTTACCCCCTCTGGTATGTATTCCTTGCTGAAGTTACCATGACCTTTCTGCTGGTGTTGTCTATCTTTATCTTTTTAAGTAGTCATCGGCTAATGCGCTGGACACCTTTGATGACGTGGATTCTAATAGCAACAATGGTATGGTTGGAAGCACCCATATCTGGTACGAGTCTGAGTCCTGCACGCAGCATTGGGCCTGCTTTAGTTTCATGGTCTTGGAAATACCAGTGGCTTTACTTCATTGCTCCACCAATAGGGGCAATGCTTGCTGTAGCCACCTTCCGACTCCTTGCTATGGGTGAGCGGGAAATTTTGACAGGCAAACTTTTTCACGTTCCTAATTATCGTTGTATTTTCAAAAATGTCAAAGTCCCACATAGTCTTAATTAAGTAATCACGGCAGGATTTTAAAGAGAAAAAGGTGGCATATACTGCACCTTTATTCCTATTTATTCAGGCAAACCTAGAGAATAGTTAATTCTGTTTTATTCACTTCAATTTTCTCAAAAATAAGGAGATGAAGAATGACGAATCTATTGATAGCTTATGTAGCAAATTACATAACACAAGATGACTTACTTGTAAAGCTAGGATTACCAATGTGAATCCTAGCTTTACAAGACAACAATCTTCTTTCCTTATAGCCCTAAAAAGACATTACACTATTTCACAAGGAGAATCGTATGAAACTTGAAGGTAAAGTAGCTTTGGTAACTGGCAGCAGCCAAGGAATTGGTCAAGCTATTGCAGTGCGCCTTGCTCAAGAAGGTGCAGATATCATAATTGACTACCGCAGTCATCAAGAAGGTGCCCAAGAAACTCTATCTAAAGTAGAATCCACCGGACGCTCTGGCTTAATTGTTAAAGCAGACTTGGGTGTAGTAAGTGAAGTTCGCCAGTTGATTCAATCGGGCATCCAACACTTCGGCAAGTTAGATATTTTAGTCAATAACGCTGGCATTGAGAAGAACGCCTCTTTTTGGGACGTAACAGAAGCAGATTATGATGCAGTGCTTAATGTCAACCTCAAAGGTGTGTTTTTTGCAACTCAAACCTTTGTTCAACATCTGATTGAGACTAAACGGACTGGAAAAATTATCAACATCAGCTCGGTGCATGAGGAACTCCCGTTCCCACATTTCACTTCTTACTGTGCGAGCAAAGGTGGCGTCAAAATGATGACGCGTAACTTGGCTATTGAGCTTGGGCCTCTTGGAATTACAATCAACAACGTGGCACCGGGAGCAATTGAGACGCCCATAAACACTCGTCTTTTAAACGACCCCGAAAAATTAGGCGCTCTGCTCAAGAATATCCCACTGGGCCGCCTGGGTCAGTCGCAGGATGTGGCTTCCCTAGTCTCTTTCCTAGCCTCACCTGATGCTGACTACGTAACAGGCTCGACTTTCTTTGTTGATGGGGGGCTGCTCTGGAACTATCAAGAGCAATAATGCTATATGAAGATTGAGCTAATTGGTAAAGACGTTTGAGTTTTTCATCGCTCATTGTTGCTCTCTTGAGGGTCTGTTCTAAATTAGCTGTTGTCGTCATCCATCAACTGATTGTTGAAAAACTAATAGGGAGTTTGCGAGCGCTCTGTTGCAAAAACCCCAATTATTAACACTACGGAATTATGGAACAGACCAGCACACATAGATACTTTATTCTCCTAGTAAAAATCACTTCCTTCATTTTCATCTGTGCAAAACTACTGCTGCTGACCTCTTGTAGTTCTACAAAATTGGACATATCATCGAACTTGTCCTATGCAGCAAGCGCGATCGCAGATGGGTCTGGTGCAGCTAATTTGTCTAATACAACACTGCCACCAGCGGATGTTATCAAGCCAATAGAGGTTTTAAGAAGCCAAAAATACTCTGAAGGAATTGTCATAGACCGTGAAGGCAACCTCTACTTCTCTCAAACCAAAGCCGGAACCATTACAGTTTTACCTCCCAATGCTACTCCTCGACTTTGGGCTAAAGTTGAAGGTGCTAACGGACACAAGATTATGTCCGAAGGTTTTCATATTGTCGCAGCCAAAAACTCGGTTGTAAAACTAGATGCCAATGGTCAGATCGTAAAAGTGGTTGCAAGGGAATTTAACGGCAAGCCTCTACAGTATCCCAACGACATCACCATTGATAAACAAGGAGGATTTTACTTTACTGACTCCGGCAACTCAAATTCCCAGACCCCGAATGGCGCGGTTTACTACGTGTCTGCAACAGAGAAAATTAGTCAGGTTGCTAAAGGATTAGCCTTCGTCAATGGCATTGTCCTCACCCCAGATAGCAAGCGCCTCTTTGTTGCCGAGAGCAATAAAAATCGAATTTTGGAGTACAACGTGTTGTCGCCAGGAAAGGTAAAATCTCAGAAAGTGTTTGCTGAACTCCCTGTCAAACAGGGAAAACAAATCGACAATCAGCCTGATGGGATGTGCATAGACGCACAGGGAAATCTTTACGTGGCTCACTATGGCATGGGTCAAGTGCAAGTACTCAACCCTAAAGGGCAACTGCTCCGTCGATATTCCAGCGGCAACCTCACTACCAGCAACTGTGCCTTTGGCGGTTCAGATATGAAGCATCTGTTCGTCACAGGTGGCGTGCAAACGGAAGAAGGTCAGGGAGGAATCTTCCGTTTAGACTTGGGCGTGCGTGGGTTGGACATTCGCCCCAGAAGTCAAGGTACTACTTCTATTAAGAGAGACAGTTAAAAAATGGGGAAGCTAGACAAAAACATCTGTCAATCTGCTCTTAGGTCAGGTTTAACTGATTAGAGACATTCGCGGCGAAGACAGGTGGATTAATGCATGGAGATAAATCGTAGACAAATGTGCGTCACCTTTTAGCTTCCTAATGCTACTTAGCATAGACATTACAAAACAGTAAAACTATGACTGCTGAAGAAACAAGATTACAAGCAGACCAAAATCGCACCGCTTACTGGAAACGCTGGGGTCCTTACCTTAGTGAACGGCAATGGGGAACAGTAAGAGAAGATTACAGTTCAAGTGGTGAAGCTTGGGATTACTTTCCCCACGACCACGCGCGTTCCCGTGCCTACCGTTGGGGAGAAGATGGAATTGCCGGAATTTCAGATAATCATCAGCGTCTATGTTTTGCTCTCGCTTTATGGAATGGCTGTGACCCAATCCTCAAAGAAAGAATGTTTGGTTTAACGGGAAGAGAAGGCAATCACGGGGAAGATGTCAAAGAATACTACTTCTATCTGGACAGCACTCCCACTCACTCCTATATGAAATGTCTGTATAAGTACCCGCAGCAGGCCTTTCCATACACCGACATTGTTGAAGAAAATCGACGCAGAAGTCGTCACGACCCTGAATTTGAGTTGCTGGATACAGGCGTGTTTGCTTCGGATCGCTACTTTGATGTGCTTGTTGAGTATGCCAAAAACACACCTGAAGATATTTTAATTCAAGTTAGTATTATCAACCGGGGGCTAGAAGAGAAAACACTCCATCTTTTGCCAACGCTCTGGTTTCGCAATACCTGGTCTTGGAACCCAATTCAAGAGAAACCCTTTCTTAAAGTCTTCAAATCTGACCCCACATTCAGCATTGTAGAAGCTTCTCATCCAACTCTTGGAGATAGATGGCTCTACTGTGACGGAGCTACGGAACTCCTATTTACAGAAAATGAAACTAATTATGAAAAATTATTTGGGGTAAGTAATGCTTTTCCTTACGTTAAAGATGGAATTAATGATTATTTGGTACACAATCGCAAAGAAGCAGTAAATCCAAACCAGATGGGCACTAAGACTTCAGCCCATTATGAATTGTCAATTGGTGCAGGCGAAATTAGAACTGTTCGAATGCGCTTAAGTGATTTTTCTGGCTTAACAAAACCATTTGGAGTTGATTTTGATAAAACTTTTCAGAACCGCATAAAGGAGGCGGATGAATTTTATCACCGCATTTGTCCTTTCCAGTTATCTGAGGATATGCACAATGTACAACGGCAAGCATTTGCTGGTATGTTGTGGAGCAAACAATTTTATTACTATGTAGTAGAAGAATGGCTTAGGGGCGATCCTATGGGACCGAAACCACCTCTAGAACGCAAGTATGGCAGAAACCACGAATGGATTCATCTGCATAGCGATGATATTCTCTCAATGCCAGATAAGTGGGAATATCCTTGGTTTGCTGCTTGGGATTTAGCGTTTCATCTGATTCCACTAGCAATGATTGACCCAGATTTTGCCAAGTACCAGCTCGAACGATTGACACGGGAATGGTATATGCACGCCAACGGTCAAATTCCCGCTTATGAGTGGGCTTTTGGTGATGTGAATCCGCCAGTTCATGCTTGGGCTGCTATGCGGATTTATGAGATTGAGAGAAAAATGTATGATCGTGCTGATAAACAATTTTTGGAACGTGTGTTTCAAAAGCTACTAGTCAACTTTACCTGGTGGGTGAATCGGAAAGATATAGAAGGAAACAATGTCTTTCAAGGCGGTTTCCTGGGATTAGACAATATTGGAGTTTTCGACAGAAGTGCTGAACTTCCCACAGGTGGACGCATAGATCAGGCGGATGGCACTAGTTGGATGGGTATGTACTGCCTGAATATGCTGACGATAGCCCTAGAACTGGCAAAAGACAATTCAACCTATGAAGACATTGCGAGCAAGTTTTTTGAACATTTTCTTTACATTGCTGATGCCATAGACGGCATTGGTAATGCAGAAATAGCACTTTGGGATCAAGCTGATGGCTTTTTCTACGATGCATTGCATTTACCTGATGGTCGGC
This window harbors:
- a CDS encoding glucose 1-dehydrogenase, whose amino-acid sequence is MKLEGKVALVTGSSQGIGQAIAVRLAQEGADIIIDYRSHQEGAQETLSKVESTGRSGLIVKADLGVVSEVRQLIQSGIQHFGKLDILVNNAGIEKNASFWDVTEADYDAVLNVNLKGVFFATQTFVQHLIETKRTGKIINISSVHEELPFPHFTSYCASKGGVKMMTRNLAIELGPLGITINNVAPGAIETPINTRLLNDPEKLGALLKNIPLGRLGQSQDVASLVSFLASPDADYVTGSTFFVDGGLLWNYQEQ
- a CDS encoding helix-turn-helix domain-containing protein, yielding MDSNYLLNGIDSYNVNIAINTAILTSFEKFLLQSQPLLSHVFRFIETNYHNSISLREVAEAVSRSPAYLTDLVRRETGKTVLCWIVERRMVEARRLLIETDQSVEQIAEAVGYLDRRHFGRQFLRLHNTTPQTWRRSHRSKSIPCWQRVPQKASSSELINQETTTVSFAEAQRLQACIQEIAAIFNRSTVANEVLMLKSENGSVAKIDNGSIQITLVSTC
- a CDS encoding MGH1-like glycoside hydrolase domain-containing protein — translated: MTAEETRLQADQNRTAYWKRWGPYLSERQWGTVREDYSSSGEAWDYFPHDHARSRAYRWGEDGIAGISDNHQRLCFALALWNGCDPILKERMFGLTGREGNHGEDVKEYYFYLDSTPTHSYMKCLYKYPQQAFPYTDIVEENRRRSRHDPEFELLDTGVFASDRYFDVLVEYAKNTPEDILIQVSIINRGLEEKTLHLLPTLWFRNTWSWNPIQEKPFLKVFKSDPTFSIVEASHPTLGDRWLYCDGATELLFTENETNYEKLFGVSNAFPYVKDGINDYLVHNRKEAVNPNQMGTKTSAHYELSIGAGEIRTVRMRLSDFSGLTKPFGVDFDKTFQNRIKEADEFYHRICPFQLSEDMHNVQRQAFAGMLWSKQFYYYVVEEWLRGDPMGPKPPLERKYGRNHEWIHLHSDDILSMPDKWEYPWFAAWDLAFHLIPLAMIDPDFAKYQLERLTREWYMHANGQIPAYEWAFGDVNPPVHAWAAMRIYEIERKMYDRADKQFLERVFQKLLVNFTWWVNRKDIEGNNVFQGGFLGLDNIGVFDRSAELPTGGRIDQADGTSWMGMYCLNMLTIALELAKDNSTYEDIASKFFEHFLYIADAIDGIGNAEIALWDQADGFFYDALHLPDGRHFPVKVRSIVGLIPLFAIATLEPETLRMFPRFKQRMEWFIRNRPDLRQNVACMETPGVGARRLLAIVGRDKLRHILQRMLDEKEFLSPYGIRAVSKFHEVHPYILTTNGHEYRVDYEPAESTTGLFGGNSNWRGPIWFPINYLLIESLQRFHHYLGDDFKVECPIGSGQMMTLWEVATELSQRLIRIFLQDPSGQRPVYGGTETFQTNPQWCDLILFNEYFNGDNGAGIGASHQTGWTGLVAELLQQVGMHLHS
- a CDS encoding SMP-30/gluconolactonase/LRE family protein, which codes for MSYAASAIADGSGAANLSNTTLPPADVIKPIEVLRSQKYSEGIVIDREGNLYFSQTKAGTITVLPPNATPRLWAKVEGANGHKIMSEGFHIVAAKNSVVKLDANGQIVKVVAREFNGKPLQYPNDITIDKQGGFYFTDSGNSNSQTPNGAVYYVSATEKISQVAKGLAFVNGIVLTPDSKRLFVAESNKNRILEYNVLSPGKVKSQKVFAELPVKQGKQIDNQPDGMCIDAQGNLYVAHYGMGQVQVLNPKGQLLRRYSSGNLTTSNCAFGGSDMKHLFVTGGVQTEEGQGGIFRLDLGVRGLDIRPRSQGTTSIKRDS
- a CDS encoding MIP/aquaporin family protein, translating into MDSFTNWRQLHWSEYGAELLGTTFNLFVGFSAIVFNFGKGLPMEGLIPNQSMRLLITGLVFAGSGSCFAISPLGKLSGSHLNPCVSLAFWAQGKMHQHDIIGYIIAQFIGGIIAATAVVVIWGNYATSVGNAMTLPGNGYPLWYVFLAEVTMTFLLVLSIFIFLSSHRLMRWTPLMTWILIATMVWLEAPISGTSLSPARSIGPALVSWSWKYQWLYFIAPPIGAMLAVATFRLLAMGEREILTGKLFHVPNYRCIFKNVKVPHSLN